One region of Mycolicibacterium insubricum genomic DNA includes:
- a CDS encoding HAD family hydrolase, with protein MSTRPLLIATDVDGTLLDDDERVTPRTREAVSSAVADGARFVLATGRPPRWIAPVVDGLGFAPIAVCANGAVIYDPSTDRILSAHTLSAEVLAELAEITARVIPGAGLAVERVGAGAHDAVTPQFVSSPGYEHAWLNPDNTEVSLLDLLSEPAIKLLIRRTGATSAEMVDALAPHLNGQGDLTYSTDNGLVEVVPHGISKATGVAAIGALDGIDAGRVLTFGDMPNDIAMLTWAGHGVAMGNAHPEVKAAADEVTATNRDNGLAVVLERLFG; from the coding sequence GTGAGCACCCGTCCGTTGTTGATCGCCACCGATGTCGACGGCACCTTGCTCGACGACGACGAGCGGGTGACGCCGCGCACCCGCGAGGCGGTGAGTTCCGCGGTGGCCGACGGCGCGCGGTTCGTGCTCGCCACCGGACGGCCGCCGCGCTGGATCGCGCCGGTGGTCGACGGGCTCGGCTTCGCGCCGATCGCCGTCTGCGCCAACGGCGCGGTGATCTACGACCCGTCGACCGACCGGATCCTGTCGGCGCACACACTGTCGGCCGAGGTGCTGGCCGAACTCGCCGAGATCACCGCCCGGGTGATCCCGGGCGCCGGGTTGGCGGTGGAACGGGTCGGGGCCGGCGCGCACGACGCCGTCACGCCGCAGTTCGTCAGCTCGCCGGGGTATGAGCACGCCTGGCTGAACCCGGACAACACCGAGGTGTCGCTTTTGGATCTGCTGTCGGAGCCGGCGATCAAGCTGCTTATCCGGCGCACCGGGGCCACCAGCGCCGAGATGGTTGACGCGCTGGCCCCGCACCTGAACGGCCAGGGGGATCTGACCTACAGCACCGACAACGGGCTGGTCGAGGTGGTCCCGCACGGCATCAGCAAGGCGACCGGGGTGGCCGCGATCGGCGCGCTCGACGGGATCGACGCCGGACGGGTGCTGACCTTCGGCGATATGCCCAACGACATCGCGATGCTGACCTGGGCCGGGCACGGAGTGGCGATGGGCAATGCGCACCCCGAGGTCAAGGCCGCCGCCGACGAAGTCACCGCCACCAACCGCGACAACGGGCTGGCCGTGGTGTTGGAGCGGCTGTTCGGATAG
- a CDS encoding N-acetylmuramoyl-L-alanine amidase, producing MPSRSTRSPVLFSALAVTALTVSAFYGVLPGTSRNDEPAPTTLAEQPLEGVGGGTTVREISQDKPFSLVALTGDDLTGTSAKIRARRDDGSWGPWYEAEALESNADDSQRHGPRGTDPVFVGRTTAVQISVTRPTHAPVTQPRTGAGLGYKPVNVEESIGTHLNAVLITPRQAPAGDASTLPTGAVIPGQPPAIITRAQWGADESMRCGNPVYDDGVKAAIVHHTAGSNDYEPSDSAAIVNAIYAYHTKTLGWCDLAYNALVDKYGQVFEGHAGGMDRAVEGSHTGGFNKDTWGVAMLGDFDVVPPTDVQIRQVARLIGWRLGLDHVDPKGTVALTSAGGSYTFIPAGVTPTLPTIFSHRDVGITDCPGNAAYAKLGEIRDLAARFLVPPGPPTLSDQLRGGAIFARWQASGGDKGPLGAPTSPEAAAEGDARYSTFTHGAIYWSPSTGAAPLTGAIYAAWADLGYERGLLGLPTSGEIDEPQWVVQNFQHGTLNFDRETGQVTRVVDGVAQQLPPPAPTGPPVQLERITPIAPDA from the coding sequence GTGCCGTCCCGTAGTACCCGCTCGCCGGTGCTGTTCTCCGCCCTCGCGGTGACGGCGCTGACCGTCTCGGCGTTCTACGGCGTGCTGCCCGGCACCTCCCGGAACGACGAGCCCGCGCCCACCACCCTGGCTGAGCAACCCCTCGAGGGCGTCGGCGGCGGCACCACCGTCCGCGAGATCAGCCAGGACAAACCGTTCTCCCTCGTCGCGCTGACCGGCGACGATCTCACCGGGACGAGCGCCAAGATCCGGGCCCGGCGCGACGACGGAAGCTGGGGCCCCTGGTACGAGGCCGAGGCGCTGGAATCCAACGCCGACGACAGCCAGCGGCACGGGCCTCGCGGCACCGACCCGGTGTTCGTCGGGCGCACCACCGCCGTGCAGATCTCGGTGACCCGGCCCACCCACGCCCCGGTCACCCAACCGCGGACCGGCGCGGGCCTGGGCTACAAGCCGGTCAACGTCGAGGAATCCATCGGGACGCACCTGAACGCCGTGCTGATCACGCCCCGGCAAGCCCCGGCCGGCGATGCGTCGACCCTGCCCACCGGCGCCGTCATCCCGGGTCAGCCACCGGCGATCATCACCCGCGCGCAGTGGGGCGCCGACGAGAGCATGCGCTGCGGCAACCCGGTGTACGACGACGGGGTGAAGGCCGCGATCGTGCACCACACCGCCGGCAGCAACGACTACGAGCCGTCGGATTCGGCGGCCATCGTCAACGCGATCTACGCGTATCACACCAAGACGCTGGGCTGGTGCGACCTGGCCTACAACGCGCTGGTCGACAAGTACGGCCAGGTCTTCGAGGGCCACGCCGGCGGGATGGACCGCGCGGTGGAAGGTTCGCACACCGGCGGGTTCAACAAGGACACCTGGGGCGTGGCGATGCTCGGCGACTTCGACGTCGTGCCGCCCACCGACGTACAGATCCGTCAGGTCGCCCGGCTGATCGGCTGGCGACTGGGGCTGGATCACGTCGACCCGAAGGGCACCGTCGCCCTGACCTCCGCCGGCGGTTCCTACACCTTCATCCCCGCCGGGGTGACGCCGACGCTGCCGACGATCTTCAGCCACCGCGACGTCGGCATCACCGACTGCCCCGGGAACGCCGCCTACGCGAAGCTCGGCGAGATCCGCGACCTTGCCGCCCGGTTCCTGGTTCCGCCCGGACCGCCGACGCTCTCCGATCAGCTCCGCGGCGGCGCCATCTTCGCCCGCTGGCAGGCCAGCGGCGGGGACAAGGGACCGCTCGGAGCGCCCACGTCGCCGGAGGCCGCCGCCGAGGGCGACGCTCGCTACTCCACCTTCACCCACGGCGCCATCTACTGGTCCCCGAGCACCGGTGCCGCCCCGCTGACCGGCGCGATCTACGCCGCCTGGGCCGACCTCGGGTACGAGCGCGGCCTGCTCGGCCTACCGACCTCCGGCGAGATCGACGAGCCCCAGTGGGTGGTGCAGAACTTCCAGCACGGCACGCTGAACTTCGACCGGGAGACCGGCCAGGTCACCCGGGTGGTCGACGGCGTGGCCCAGCAGTTGCCCCCGCCGGCCCCGACCGGCCCCCCGGTGCAGCTGGAACGCATCACCCCCATCGCGCCCGACGCGTAG